The Amphiura filiformis chromosome 1, Afil_fr2py, whole genome shotgun sequence nucleotide sequence AAAGAAGCGACTGAGAATTATCGCTACAAGGTACCAGTCTTTGGCAAAGACGCTTTTATCATCTTTGCTATGTGTAGTAAAACTTGATCCTTTATAACAGTGATTGTGGTAAGCACGGTTATATTTGTCTCTGTAATCACCGTTATTGATAACTGCCGGGTTCGCTATGTGTTGAAATCCATCGGAGTCAACTCCGTTTTGTTTTCCTGTTGTCGTCTTGTTTGCTTGTGAGTTTGTTGTTTTGTTAGCTTCCCTTGCCATTTGAACATAGCtgttcaaaaacaaaatatgtgGTAGTTTTTCAAATGCTAGCCATTTCATCCATTTGGGAACTGGTTCCTGAGATCTACTGCTTAGATTGATGATGAAAACTGTTGCGAACACAGATAAACTGACCATGATGATCATGATTTGGAAGTAAATATCTGAAATGAAGAGCAAGAGGTTCTTGGTGTCAAGTTTATTTATACATAGGTACTATCCCGCTTGCTGGTACGACtgtgtttttattaaaatttcgTTTATAGACTTTTTGCTAGTTTTTTGCTAGTTGGTGAAAAATGACCCCTCTATAAATTATCTTCATCGTGTTTATAAACCTGTTGTAGATTTTATTACGGTCATAAATTAAGCAGAAGGTATTAAAATCTATGCCAAATATTCTTTGTATAGCTGAAGACAAAAAGAACAAGTATTTAACCATGAACCAAAATAAAAAGTTTACACAAACAAGAAAACAGAAATACTCTAGTATATTGTGAATTAATGCTGGAAGTGTTTTGGGCTAGTCAAAGAGAAGGGAAACAATAATTGTTTTGGCAGAACGGAAGTGGAGACAAGGTATTTTGGTGCTGGTATACTTTTCAGAGCACCGTCTCGAATACGCCCAGAAAAAGAGGCAAAAGCTTTAAAATATGAAAAACGTTTAAAATACAACATTTCGTTCTCGCATCATATATCGCAATTATTCAGAATCTTAATGTAAAGAATGTGAAGGGAGGGAAATATTTCTTGACATTTAAAAAGGGGAGGGATCCTTGGATTTGGAAATGTAAAATCCCTCAACGTTCAATACGCTATAGCGGTTCTCTAGGGATACTTGAGTGACATTTTATTTGGCTATACTTGAAGCATTTAAGTAATTCAAGTTTGCTTTTATAAAATTGCAGTAAACTTTAACATTCCGTTTATCAACCCTGACTCACCGATTACTGGTGCATTTTCTCCGGTAGGCGGTATCACTTCAGAAATAAGTTTTTCGAAGAATGACAGTGCCAACAAGTTTGTTATTGAAAACTGTAACTTTGAACCATTATCAGGCGGTAAAAAGAATACTGTGACGGCAAGAAGTGAGAGTAAAATGACAGGAATAACTATGTAACTGATGTAGAATGAAGCCTGACGATGAAAGACAAGCCGATATTCCAAGTTGTAATAATTGATCTCACAACACACATATTTAGAGGTTACTTTTTTGGCGGCCACTTCAATTAAATCCCAGACTCCATTTTCCAAGTAGCTGAAAGTAAAAGTTGAAAAATGTTGTTAGGAATTCGCAACTAGGAAGTTTTTATAACTCAAATCGCATGTCCCATGTGTATGGCATTACATATTACTACTCCCGGTttcaaaaaatacagcactaagaaAATATTATCTtgctttgccaaatgaaacatagctaaatcctaatactTTAGTTAGTTGTAACTGGCAATAAAAaccaaattttaatgtttttgtaatttgagggaaaatattttcttacAAGTGTAGTAGCGCAATTATAAGACTTGTCACAAATTTAAGCATTTAAAATCTTGATTATCAAACATCACAAaatatatagaattgcagatttaTACCTAGTGGTAATAtaatgaaagtaaattaaattaaacttcaatactacttgtttattttcgcttaccATCAGCGCTtttgaggaacttcctcgtcatcagccgatgttgttggctCTGATATATTTTCTtgggttggtctctagccgtttccaagaaatacatcagagccaacaacatcggctgatgacgaggaagttcctcgaaaacgctcccggtaagcgaaaataaacaagtagtgttgaagctaaatttaatttactttcatcACAAAATATGCTTTCCAAAAATGAGAATGCATAACTTAAAATTGATTATAGCATATATTACATACTTaaaaggttttattttcaaattaatttatactagtattttattatattttcatatttactgTAATGTTTTCGCAATTTACTGTAATCTTTGcaacttgattgtcacagcatacaaaaaggcCATAAACATGCTAAAGCACTTTTCCTTTCATTTGCcgaaacaggataatattttttattccaaaaagaatagtgctgtatttttctggaatcgggagtagatTCGACTTTCACAACGGGCCTAGCGGAGAACAGCCCATTAGGGTCCTTAGTCTAAAAAGGAATAAATTTCCGGTTTAGGGCATTATGTTGGTTATAGCATTAGGATTAGTGTTAGTGTTCGGCACAGGGTTAGGTTTGGGCTATGATAAGTGTTATGATTAACAGTTGTAAGGTTTTGGGTCAGGGTTATTAGGGTTttggttagagttaggattagttatatattaggattagggcttaggttatagaTTAGGATTATTTACTACGCCACTGGATTGTCCTTTAACCAGTTGACAGATTGTGGctttcaaaatgtttattttaggTGTCCGTTTCCTACTGAAGATGcattggctctgaaaagagccgttcaagcgGACTTCCCCGTGTGCACTGAAAGATTAGTGCCTCCAAAAAGAATCATTTC carries:
- the LOC140167725 gene encoding neuronal acetylcholine receptor subunit alpha-10-like — its product is MDKLGRASEPLKASIFVLLLVNCCYGSSHLELLDFLMQDYPNIHIRPVKKTSTTTNVTFRPLFANLIEMDTRNQHYTLFTWLKTVWRDEFLTWNASDYDGTNVIFLPHNSIWKPDITLEQSPDFQQYKPDSYVEVRNDGMVYWFVPAIFSGSCPVWVKWFPFDTQVCYMTFLSWTYNGQELNLSPDKSIDGTQRSYLENGVWDLIEVAAKKVTSKYVCCEINYYNLEYRLVFHRQASFYISYIVIPVILLSLLAVTVFFLPPDNGSKLQFSITNLLALSFFEKLISEVIPPTGENAPVIDIYFQIMIIMVSLSVFATVFIINLSSRSQEPVPKWMKWLAFEKLPHILFLNSYVQMAREANKTTNSQANKTTTGKQNGVDSDGFQHIANPAVINNGDYRDKYNRAYHNHCYKGSSFTTHSKDDKSVFAKDWYLVAIILSRFFALLFCAVVIASTVTILTFIWYQSTIEFEYALGKLKDEWNTKTFFSDG